From the genome of Papaver somniferum cultivar HN1 chromosome 2, ASM357369v1, whole genome shotgun sequence, one region includes:
- the LOC113351827 gene encoding cytosolic sulfotransferase 6-like, giving the protein MASTQWRDSKLHGCEEADRKSTQKTSRDLLSSIPKQKAWMRSDHIYQYQNFWYGAAELQGVISMQRNFKALDTDLIVATYPKCGTTWLKALSFAIINRYHFNTATSKQHHPLLTNNPHLLLPFLDHVYSADRNPDLTCFSVNNRLLATHFPLAPLLESIKDSNCKLIYICRDPKDTFVSFWHFIAKIRTKNLENISLEEFCKQFCDGVVEYGSFWDHAVGYWKMSLQFPERVLFLKYEELKKEPNLHVIKLAEFLGYPFSAEEESGGVVEELLELCSFDHLSNLEVNKNGKLPSLEIGCNTFFRRGEVGDHVNYLTPAMIERLDKITEEKFLGYGLKLG; this is encoded by the coding sequence ATGGCTTCAACGCAGTGGAGAGACTCAAAACTTCATGGTTGTGAAGAAGCTGATAGAAAATCTACCCAAAAGACCAGCAGAGATTTGCTATCATCCATACCAAAACAAAAGGCATGGATGCGTTCAGATCATATCTATCAATACCAGAACTTCTGGTACGGTGCTGCAGAGCTACAAGGTGTCATAAGTATGCAAAGAAACTTCAAAGCTCTCGATACGGATCTCATCGTTGCGACGTATCCTAAATGTGGCACAACTTGGTTGAAAGCCCTGTCTTTCGCGATCATTAACAGGTATCATTTCAATACGGCAACCTCGAAACAACACCACCCTCTTCTCACAAACAATCCACATTTACTTCTTCCTTTTCTGGATCATGTTTACTCAGCTGACCGGAACCCGGATTTAACGTGTTTCTCTGTTAACAACCGGCTTTTGGCAACTCATTTTCCTCTTGCACCTTTGCTTGAGTCCATCAAGGACTCGAACTGTAAGTTAATTTACATATGTAGAGATCCAAAGGATACTTTTGTTTCGTTCTGGCATTTCATCGCCAAGATTAGAACCAAGAATCTGGAAAATATTTCACTAGAAGAATTTTGCAAGCAGTTTTGTGATGGTGTTGTTGAATACGGATCCTTTTGGGATCATGCTGTAGGGTATTGGAAAATGAGCTTGCAGTTTCCTGAAAGAGTTTTGTTCTTAAAATATGAGGAATTGAAGAAGGAACCTAACCTTCATGTGATCAAGTTAGCTGAGTTCTTGGGTTACCCGTTTTCGGCCGAGGAAGAAAGTGGGGGAGTAGTTGAGGAATTATTGGAGCTGTGTAGTTTCGATCATTTGAGCAATTTAGAAGTGAATAAGAATGGGAAATTGCCATCGCTAGAGATTGGATGTAATACATTTTTCCGGCGAGGAGAAGTCGGAGACCATGTCAATTACTTGACACCGGCAATGATAGAGCGATTAGATAAGATCACTGAAGAGAAGTTTCTTGGTTATGGTCTGAAGCTCGGATAA
- the LOC113353845 gene encoding uncharacterized protein LOC113353845 has translation MSIWICSLLYISQNIPKGDSFRFLHQLLKKIVADSSLMATCLHEEVKRLQNLVYRLTTEIDVKNQRMECMEKMLTLLSTSLGDAIDARDLEYQQAWSGVQSP, from the exons ATGTCAATTTGGATTTGCAGCCTTCTCTACATCTCTCAAAACATTCCAAAAGGCGACTCCTTTAgatttcttcaccaattgctcaaAAAG ATTGTCGCTGATTCGAGTTTGATGGCAACCTGTTTACATGAAGAGGTAAAGAGACTGCAGAATCTTGTGTATAGACTAACCACAGAGATAGATGTAAAGAACCAAAGGATGGAATGCATGGAAAAAATGTTGACTCTACTATCAACATCTCTTGG GGATGCCATTGACGCTAGAGATTTAGAATACCAGCAGGCATGGTCTGGAGTTCAAAGTCCATAA